Proteins encoded by one window of Methanofastidiosum sp.:
- a CDS encoding ATP phosphoribosyltransferase: MILKIGLPKGSLQESTLNMFKKAGYSINISSRSYKPSIDDTNMECLLIRAQEIPRYVEKGIIDIGLTGMDWVIENDADVVNVGKLVYAKQGLKPVKWVLAVSESSKIKKLQDLNGKRIATEVVNITKKYLNEKGIDASVEFSWGATEVKVPELADAIVELTETGSSLKAHNLKILDTLLESTTVLISNKESWRSSWKRKKTEDLFLLLRGALAAESMVGVKMNVQKVNLEEVISVLPALRKPTISNLSSDGWVAVEIIVDEKIIRELIPKLKTAGAEGIIEYPLNKLIY, from the coding sequence ATGATACTTAAAATCGGATTACCAAAAGGTAGCCTACAGGAATCTACTCTAAACATGTTTAAAAAAGCAGGATATTCAATTAATATTTCTTCAAGATCTTATAAACCATCCATCGATGATACAAATATGGAATGCTTATTGATTAGGGCACAGGAAATACCAAGATATGTCGAGAAGGGAATAATAGACATCGGGTTGACTGGAATGGACTGGGTAATTGAAAATGATGCAGATGTAGTGAATGTAGGAAAACTTGTCTATGCTAAACAAGGATTAAAACCGGTAAAATGGGTTTTAGCTGTTTCCGAATCTTCAAAAATAAAGAAGCTTCAAGATCTAAACGGAAAGAGAATTGCAACAGAAGTAGTAAATATAACAAAGAAATACCTAAATGAGAAAGGAATTGATGCGTCAGTAGAATTTTCGTGGGGGGCAACAGAAGTAAAAGTTCCAGAACTTGCAGACGCAATAGTGGAGCTCACTGAAACTGGCTCATCACTCAAAGCACATAATCTTAAGATTTTAGATACTCTTTTAGAATCCACAACAGTCTTGATAAGTAACAAAGAATCTTGGAGAAGTAGTTGGAAAAGAAAGAAAACTGAAGATCTTTTCTTGCTACTAAGAGGGGCATTGGCAGCAGAATCAATGGTCGGTGTCAAAATGAACGTTCAAAAAGTAAATCTTGAAGAAGTAATATCCGTTCTCCCCGCATTAAGAAAACCAACTATCTCTAATCTGAGTTCTGATGGATGGGTCGCTGTTGAAATAATCGTGGATGAAAAAATAATTAGAGAATTAATCCCCAAATTAAAAACTGCAGGAGCAGAAGGAATAATAGAATATCCTCTAAATAAATTAATATATTAA
- a CDS encoding redoxin domain-containing protein: MEYEKLVEGDTAINFCLKDKNKNTVCLDEFKTKWRVIFFFDKSSLESSNSEILYYSKTKNDFNNLNTELIGIGPVSEKEISQFCSEHHIQIILLSDLDYKVSEEYGVIFFDKNEEKKILPMTFLIDKNDCLLQVWNREKMYYRYSGYGGNAIDLWEKGKMWAHISLVTDFIKLLDKKTK; encoded by the coding sequence ATGGAATATGAAAAGCTTGTGGAAGGAGATACGGCAATTAATTTCTGTTTAAAAGATAAAAATAAGAATACTGTTTGTCTTGATGAGTTTAAGACTAAATGGAGGGTAATTTTCTTTTTTGATAAAAGTAGCCTTGAATCTTCTAATTCCGAGATTTTGTATTATTCAAAAACTAAAAATGATTTTAATAATTTAAATACAGAATTAATTGGAATAGGTCCTGTTTCAGAAAAAGAAATTAGTCAATTCTGCTCTGAACACCACATCCAGATTATATTGCTAAGTGACCTGGATTACAAGGTGTCAGAAGAATACGGAGTAATCTTTTTTGATAAAAATGAAGAGAAAAAAATTCTTCCTATGACATTTCTAATTGACAAAAATGATTGTTTATTACAAGTGTGGAACAGAGAAAAGATGTATTATAGATATTCTGGTTATGGTGGTAACGCCATAGATCTTTGGGAAAAAGGTAAAATGTGGGCACATATATCTCTAGTGACTGATTTTATTAAATTATTGGATAAAAAGACAAAATAG
- a CDS encoding inositol monophosphatase produces the protein MIQTAFKAAKESGEILKKYYRSDCRIYKKGVNDLVTDADYESERKVMEIIKQKFPNHSFICEECGYSGNEDSEYKWLVDALDGTINFSRCVPLFSVSIALLKKDIPIVSVIYNPITEDFYYAEKGKGAYLNDKRLYISKNSSLKESIIVTDLTKDRAFHDEFFNMLLSLSKDVLGIRLTQSTSLNLAFVAEGRYDIFIKNKINYYDGIAGALICEEAGGNAIDFSGKRISKSSQGIIVSNNLLNEKILEKIKLS, from the coding sequence ATGATACAAACTGCTTTCAAGGCCGCAAAAGAATCGGGGGAAATTCTCAAAAAATATTACAGAAGTGATTGTAGGATATATAAAAAAGGAGTGAATGACCTAGTAACTGATGCTGATTATGAATCTGAAAGAAAAGTCATGGAGATAATTAAACAAAAATTTCCAAACCACTCATTTATATGTGAAGAATGTGGATATTCAGGAAATGAAGATTCTGAATACAAATGGTTAGTTGATGCACTTGACGGCACAATCAATTTTTCTAGATGTGTTCCTTTATTCTCCGTTTCGATAGCCTTACTAAAAAAAGATATCCCTATAGTTTCTGTAATTTATAATCCAATAACTGAAGATTTCTATTATGCGGAAAAGGGAAAAGGTGCTTATCTCAACGATAAAAGACTATATATTTCTAAGAATAGCAGTCTTAAAGAGTCCATTATAGTCACTGATTTAACAAAAGATAGAGCGTTCCATGATGAATTCTTCAATATGCTTCTATCCTTGTCTAAAGACGTTTTGGGGATTCGTTTAACTCAATCAACTTCTCTCAATCTAGCATTTGTTGCAGAAGGAAGATATGATATTTTTATAAAAAATAAAATCAACTATTATGATGGAATAGCTGGTGCATTGATATGTGAAGAAGCAGGAGGAAATGCAATTGATTTTTCTGGGAAAAGAATTTCTAAATCTTCTCAAGGGATAATAGTTTCTAATAATCTACTAAATGAGAAAATATTAGAAAAAATCAAATTGTCATGA
- a CDS encoding secondary thiamine-phosphate synthase enzyme YjbQ, with protein MNHILNLKTNKRIETIEITKEIKELISKSNFYSGLCVIYSPHTTSGIMINESYDPSVIEDINNFLSKLAPHKKDYLHLEGNSDAHIKSSIIGPSKTVIIEDEKLVLGSWQGIFFMEFDGPRSRNIYIKLIKG; from the coding sequence TTGAACCATATACTAAACTTAAAAACAAATAAGAGAATAGAAACAATAGAAATAACAAAAGAAATAAAAGAGCTTATTTCTAAATCAAATTTTTATTCTGGATTATGTGTAATTTACTCGCCACATACTACTTCTGGGATTATGATTAATGAAAGCTATGACCCTTCAGTGATAGAAGACATAAACAACTTTCTCTCAAAATTAGCACCACACAAAAAAGATTACCTGCACCTTGAAGGAAACTCGGACGCACATATAAAAAGTTCTATAATTGGCCCATCGAAAACCGTCATCATCGAAGATGAAAAGCTTGTTCTTGGATCATGGCAAGGAATCTTCTTTATGGAATTCGACGGCCCTAGATCAAGAAATATATACATAAAATTAATTAAAGGCTGA
- a CDS encoding DUF5591 domain-containing protein yields MMSLENNFSFEILYEDGHRLGKVSLDRKIENTPCLLQNYKDYFKFGEMTIEKPVSYLVSETYTRDNYDLSTVPLIQIPFDLPIKDAKKLSSININILKQEKGDCLPIYLTKYRELNQELLDSIPEKSIYFFRRIPEERILLDFYFRLKDKYPSSMFFIDSYNYEIPIFLFIGFDLFPYGENNERFFDEYLSNPSPELVEMYSNGSVDSRRLLRILYKEFYNSFEIHLRREFKRSYYIDDISLDRPQVVRWRKEIEKYYAPSTNLILLLPCSAKKPYRASKSHLKIISFLRDILKDKYPNLSQLILTSPLGVVPRELEDYADYDIPVTGHWSQEELDSLSGLLSPLLEKCDNPIIIAHFAENSPYLQALGKLPFEILYTYGSLETLKNILENNRIYWDKEPVNENKTKAKKMFSFQFKKEFDLPLDYQERRKKTDFLSNKKIIGTFQNKIKVNVIGGELIKDSLWVNIDFDLRGDIFSKGIISNSENIRSGDDVIVQKNNKCVGVGEAVVSGEIMKKLSRGKVVKIRMRG; encoded by the coding sequence ATGATGTCATTGGAAAATAATTTTTCTTTTGAGATTCTCTATGAAGATGGGCATAGGTTAGGCAAAGTAAGTCTAGATAGAAAAATAGAAAATACTCCTTGCCTTCTTCAAAATTATAAGGACTATTTCAAATTTGGTGAGATGACTATTGAAAAACCTGTTTCATATCTTGTCTCTGAAACATATACAAGAGATAATTATGATCTCTCTACAGTTCCGCTGATCCAAATCCCTTTTGATTTGCCAATAAAAGATGCAAAAAAATTGTCAAGTATAAATATCAATATACTTAAACAGGAAAAAGGAGACTGTCTTCCAATTTATCTTACTAAATATAGAGAATTGAATCAAGAGCTTCTTGATTCGATTCCTGAAAAATCTATTTATTTTTTCAGAAGAATACCTGAAGAAAGAATCCTTCTTGACTTCTACTTCAGACTAAAAGATAAATATCCTTCTTCCATGTTTTTCATTGATTCATATAATTATGAAATTCCAATATTTCTCTTCATAGGATTTGATTTATTTCCATATGGCGAAAATAATGAAAGATTTTTTGATGAATATCTTTCAAATCCTTCGCCAGAGTTAGTAGAAATGTATTCAAACGGATCTGTTGATTCGAGGAGACTACTGAGAATTCTTTACAAAGAGTTTTACAACTCTTTTGAGATTCATTTAAGGAGAGAATTTAAGAGGTCTTATTACATAGATGACATTTCTTTGGATAGGCCTCAAGTGGTTAGATGGAGAAAAGAAATAGAAAAGTATTATGCGCCTTCTACAAATTTAATTTTGTTACTTCCTTGTAGTGCCAAAAAACCCTATCGAGCATCTAAGTCACATCTAAAAATTATCTCTTTTCTAAGAGATATTCTAAAAGATAAATACCCTAATTTGTCCCAGTTGATTCTTACATCGCCCTTAGGCGTAGTTCCTAGAGAACTTGAGGATTATGCAGACTATGATATACCTGTTACTGGACACTGGAGTCAAGAAGAATTGGATTCTCTTTCTGGATTACTATCTCCATTACTAGAAAAATGTGATAATCCAATTATTATTGCACATTTTGCGGAAAATAGCCCTTACTTACAAGCTCTTGGAAAACTTCCTTTTGAAATATTATATACCTATGGATCTCTTGAAACATTAAAAAATATCCTTGAGAATAATAGAATTTATTGGGATAAAGAGCCTGTTAATGAAAATAAAACTAAAGCAAAAAAAATGTTTTCATTTCAATTCAAAAAAGAATTTGATTTACCTTTAGATTATCAAGAAAGAAGAAAAAAAACAGATTTTCTCTCCAATAAAAAAATCATAGGTACATTCCAAAATAAAATTAAAGTAAATGTTATTGGCGGTGAACTAATAAAAGACTCTTTGTGGGTAAACATTGATTTTGATTTAAGAGGAGATATATTTTCGAAAGGTATAATTAGTAATTCTGAAAATATTAGGTCTGGAGATGATGTAATAGTTCAGAAGAATAATAAATGCGTTGGAGTGGGAGAAGCAGTAGTTTCAGGAGAAATAATGAAAAAACTTTCTAGGGGAAAAGTTGTTAAAATTAGAATGAGAGGATAG
- a CDS encoding adenylosuccinate lyase: MIHPIDNRYGSPEMRKIFDEEERLNKMLLVEGAIAKAHSELGHIPKEAGEEIFKKANTSYVSLERMKEIEEEINHDIMALVLSLSEQCGEYGKYVHLGATSNDINDSATALQFVEAFKIIFSDLNKLEEILTELSKKYRNTVCVGRTHGQHAIPTTYGMKFAIFLDEIRRARDRLEFSYSNVCGKISGAVGTMASYKDGPELQKKVGLILGIKMAKISNQVVSRDTYADVMFALASLASTLDKFALEIRNLQRTEIMEIAEGFGKKQVGSSTMPNKKNPVTCEKICGLARVLYSNVFPALLNNLLWHERDLTNSSCERVIHPESFILVDEMLKGTIKVLSNLAFYESNVKKNLELTGYSNLAEVLMLKLVEKGMGRQDAHETMRVVSMKEGKFIDNVKKDSKITKLLSESEINNALNPEKYIGYAKEIVDDVIGK; encoded by the coding sequence ATGATTCATCCAATTGATAATAGATACGGGTCTCCTGAGATGAGAAAAATATTTGATGAAGAAGAGAGATTAAATAAGATGCTTCTAGTTGAAGGTGCGATAGCAAAAGCTCATTCAGAATTGGGCCATATACCAAAAGAAGCTGGTGAAGAGATTTTCAAAAAAGCTAATACAAGCTATGTTTCCCTTGAAAGAATGAAAGAGATAGAAGAAGAAATAAATCATGATATAATGGCATTAGTCCTCTCACTATCTGAGCAATGTGGCGAGTATGGCAAATATGTGCACCTGGGGGCAACTTCGAATGATATTAATGACTCTGCAACTGCCCTTCAATTTGTTGAAGCTTTTAAGATTATTTTCTCCGATTTAAATAAACTTGAAGAAATACTCACGGAACTATCCAAAAAATATCGCAATACAGTTTGTGTAGGTAGAACTCATGGACAGCACGCCATACCAACTACATATGGAATGAAGTTTGCTATCTTTTTAGATGAAATAAGAAGGGCTAGAGACAGGCTTGAATTTTCGTATAGCAATGTTTGTGGGAAGATCTCTGGTGCAGTTGGAACTATGGCTTCGTACAAAGACGGCCCTGAATTACAAAAAAAAGTTGGACTCATCCTTGGTATTAAAATGGCTAAGATATCAAATCAAGTTGTATCAAGGGATACCTATGCAGATGTGATGTTTGCTCTTGCTTCTTTAGCTTCAACTTTAGATAAATTCGCTTTAGAAATAAGAAATCTTCAAAGAACAGAAATAATGGAAATCGCAGAAGGATTTGGCAAAAAGCAAGTTGGATCTTCAACAATGCCCAACAAAAAGAATCCAGTAACATGTGAAAAGATATGTGGGCTTGCAAGAGTATTATACTCTAATGTATTCCCCGCACTTCTTAATAATCTTTTATGGCACGAAAGAGATCTCACAAATTCTTCTTGTGAGAGGGTCATACATCCAGAATCATTTATACTTGTAGACGAGATGCTTAAAGGAACCATTAAAGTATTATCTAATCTAGCATTTTATGAGTCAAATGTAAAAAAGAATCTAGAACTCACTGGGTATTCGAATTTGGCTGAAGTTTTAATGCTAAAACTTGTTGAGAAAGGCATGGGCCGGCAAGATGCGCATGAAACTATGAGAGTAGTTTCGATGAAAGAAGGGAAATTCATTGATAATGTGAAGAAGGATAGCAAGATAACTAAACTATTATCGGAATCTGAGATTAATAATGCTTTGAATCCTGAGAAGTATATTGGGTATGCCAAAGAGATAGTGGATGATGTCATTGGAAAATAA
- a CDS encoding SemiSWEET transporter: MDNLTVIGLAAAFLTTVSSLPQVIKTIKLKETKDISFWMWSFLSGGIFLWLVYGIFKNDLPIILANGISLIFVLIVLGLKIKYK, from the coding sequence ATGGATAATCTTACTGTTATAGGGCTGGCTGCAGCTTTTCTTACAACTGTCTCGTCATTGCCACAGGTCATTAAAACTATTAAGTTAAAGGAAACAAAAGATATCTCTTTTTGGATGTGGTCTTTTTTATCAGGAGGAATATTTTTGTGGTTAGTATATGGGATATTCAAAAACGACCTTCCAATTATCTTGGCAAACGGAATATCTTTAATTTTTGTATTAATTGTATTGGGATTGAAAATAAAGTATAAGTAG
- a CDS encoding cation transporter: protein MDDLYRKGLSLEYFTVIYNIIEAFFSIIFGSLSNSIALVGFGLDSIVESLSGIILIWRLNKHGFVGEEEEFDIEKKATKLVGFTFFILGFYVLIESIRKLIFVEKPNPSLVGIIIALASLLIMPLLYSQKNKIGKKIGSKALIADSKETLACAFLSLPLFFGLTLNYMFGFWQADPLVGILIFIFLIKEGIEIIKGHDND, encoded by the coding sequence ATGGATGATTTGTATAGGAAAGGATTGTCTCTTGAATATTTTACAGTTATATATAACATAATAGAAGCATTTTTTTCAATAATCTTTGGGAGTCTTTCGAATAGCATTGCTTTAGTAGGATTTGGGCTTGACAGTATAGTTGAGTCATTGTCTGGAATTATATTAATTTGGAGATTAAATAAACATGGTTTTGTAGGCGAGGAGGAAGAATTCGACATAGAAAAAAAAGCAACTAAGCTAGTGGGATTTACTTTTTTTATTCTAGGTTTTTACGTCTTAATAGAATCAATCAGAAAATTAATCTTTGTAGAAAAACCAAATCCTTCATTGGTAGGAATAATTATTGCACTGGCATCGCTATTAATAATGCCATTGTTGTATTCTCAAAAAAATAAAATTGGCAAGAAGATCGGAAGCAAAGCTCTTATTGCAGACTCAAAAGAAACTCTTGCATGTGCTTTCTTGTCCTTACCTCTTTTTTTCGGATTAACATTGAATTATATGTTCGGATTCTGGCAGGCCGATCCACTTGTAGGCATATTAATTTTTATATTTCTCATAAAAGAAGGAATTGAAATTATAAAAGGACACGATAATGATTAA
- a CDS encoding right-handed parallel beta-helix repeat-containing protein gives MICPPYNILIGKIPIENKSSKYKSINKKILDSIFSNSAGITAYSFSPESIINLEVENSLFLNNNAGIQTFGPVELYSKNNLFSNNINGILFHFGNSKGILINNTVDSKGDAIGFAISNKGNIELKNNIILNNNYDIYNEGEIIQTIIIWGKK, from the coding sequence TTGATTTGTCCACCTTATAATATACTGATTGGAAAAATACCCATAGAGAATAAATCTTCTAAGTACAAATCAATAAATAAAAAGATACTTGACTCAATTTTTTCAAATTCTGCTGGCATAACTGCATATTCTTTTTCTCCTGAGAGTATTATCAATTTAGAAGTCGAAAATTCATTGTTTCTTAATAATAACGCTGGCATTCAAACATTTGGGCCAGTAGAGCTATACTCCAAAAATAATCTTTTTAGTAATAACATAAACGGAATATTATTTCATTTTGGAAATTCTAAAGGCATCTTAATAAACAATACAGTTGATTCGAAAGGAGACGCAATAGGATTTGCAATATCTAATAAAGGCAACATCGAACTCAAAAATAATATTATTTTAAACAATAATTATGATATTTACAACGAAGGTGAAATAATTCAAACTATTATTATATGGGGAAAAAAGTAA